A genome region from Anastrepha obliqua isolate idAnaObli1 chromosome 4, idAnaObli1_1.0, whole genome shotgun sequence includes the following:
- the LOC129243815 gene encoding uncharacterized protein LOC129243815 has translation MAEVETEKKWTFNLTKLLITTRLESEPEFAGKKRKKTVLWQQVLLKMKETEPGLTFTRDDITRKFLNLMVTYRRIKKRNNTSGQGATNWEFFDLLDEIYGTRADIVVPEDILDSSILELSESEEQPAFTSKRSKRDVKEIMSDICETDKKYMEEFLQMEKEKLEIERLKIEEMKKLRELLSNMQ, from the coding sequence AGTGGACATTCAATTTGACCAAGTTATTGATCACGACCAGGCTGGAAAGTGAACCGGAGTTTGCGGGCAAAAAACGCAAAAAGACAGTTTTGTGGCAGCAGGTGCTCCTTAAAATGAAAGAAACTGAACCAGGACTGACATTCACTCGTGACGATATAACTCGAAAGTTTTTAAATCTAATGGTAACCTATAGGCGcattaaaaaaaggaacaacaCATCTGGGCAAGGTGCGACAAATTGGGAGTTTTTTGatcttttagatgaaatttacGGCACACGCGCAGATATTGTGGTTCCTGAAGATATCTTGGATTCATCAATATTAGAATTGTCTGAAAGTGAGGAGCAACCTGCTTTCACTTCAAAGAGATCTAAACGTGATGTTAAGGAAATTATGAGTGATATTTGTGAGACAGACAAGAAGTACATGGAGGAGTTTTTGCAAATGGAAAAAGagaagttggaaattgaacgcttgaaaatagaagaaatgaaaaaattgcgaGAGTTGTTATCAAACATGCAGTGA